From the genome of Oncorhynchus gorbuscha isolate QuinsamMale2020 ecotype Even-year linkage group LG18, OgorEven_v1.0, whole genome shotgun sequence:
AAGTTTTTTATTGCAAACCCAGTTGAAGTTGAAGAATGTATCCCCGGGGTATATGTACGTGTCACTGCAATCCCCCTTGAAAATGAACCAAATGTATCACAAAAGGAGTTGCTTCACAAGTTTGACCCTTTCGCCTACTATATCTCCGAACAGATCCACGCTCCAGAGAATTGCAGTGTTTTTGCGAAAGGCTAGAAATCCCAATGAGTGCATACGGTAGTGTGCATTTGCATAATTTGAACTGCTAGAGCAATTTGCAGGTATAATTGCCTAAGCCTATACTGTAGGTAGGTCCAGAAACAAATGAGTAGCTCAGTTTGAGCCAATTTTAGAACCTGCAACTATGTTCTTACTTCTGTTCTACTAAACATGGGCAGATAGATTTTAATCCCAAACTGAGCTTTGAATCTACCTGGATTCTAAATTCTAACAGGCACAACTAGATCACACAACCAGTAATTACGGCACCTCGGTTAAGAGGATGAATCAGATCAGCAGAATTTACACAATCTCATGACAACCACTCTGGAACAAAGAAATAGCATTCATTTTTAGAGCCTGAACCATTATTTTCCTGAGACAGAAAAATAATTGGCCAGTCAATGGAGGAAATGTAATTCCATACCCCTATTTTACTGGGGAAAAACATGCATCACTGGCCACATAATCTGTTCTGTCAGGAGAAATCTTTCCTTTACACCAGCATGtggaatttgtgtgtgtgtgtgggtgtgtgcatgtacgtgtgtgtgcgcgtgcacgtGTCTGTGCTGCATTATGTTTAATCTAAATTGCTAACAACTTTCTTTCAAGTTGTGGTTTAGAGATTAAATTGAGTACGATAGTACATTACCAATAACAGTCCTGAATGTACTAAGCAAAATAGAAAACACATAAATTACATAATTTTTTAGATACTGTCTAATTCACGTAACTTCATTTCACATATTTACTAAACAATTGCAAGTTCTACTTTTTTAAATGTGTTCTTTGCAGAGTAGAAGGCAGCAACATTATTTTTCTTAGAGATTGAGACATGATTGCAAACAAACAGTTCATATGTAGTGTGCATCAACCCAACCCAGCCCACTCCATCCACACTCCCCCCACACTCCCATAGAAGGTGGCAGAGCCCAACATCAGTCCCTGGCCAGTCGGACATTGATGCTACTGCAGCACTTCCCCATACTCTTAAAGAAGGGAGCGATGGCGATGTCCAATACACTGCCCCACACAGTCTGAACCCAGTGCATGTTGATCAGGAAGAGCTGAATAAAGGGCATGATCAGcctggaaacagacaaacagacaaagagTGAGCATAAACAGGCTAGGTCAATGTCACTTTAAGATAATTTAGGGCTATATTCAATCTGTAAAGCTGAATCGTTACAGATTCCAcgatagaaatgtaaaggtaatttccgattgagccgaccgtgaatgcagtctctgctaaAGTGGCAACATTGCCCTTCAAATTTAAATCTCGCTGTAAAGCTGAACATCCAcaatacggattgaatagagcccttataCTATACACCATGCATTGAAACCCCAAGCACATCGTTCAACTCCATCAAGCACTAACTGAAAACATTGAGTAGATCACGTCAAAGGAGTTCAAAGGTGAGAGGACCCACCAGATATGTAGGCAGCTGAAGACAGCGAAGAGGATCCCTGCTACCAGAGAGACGGGCACGGCCAGGAGGAGGGAGATCAGCCGGTAGCACCAGAGACGGGACACCTCAAATAGGGCGTGGCTCCACAGCCACACCTTATCGAAGCTCCGCACCGAGGGGGGCTCTGCTATCACGTCCTCAAAGGTCACCTCAGGAGACACAGAGTCTACAGTCAGTCTGGGCACGGCCTGGTGGAAGCTCTCTCATGGGGCTTTAGTGAAGGTCTATGTATAGGTATGGTCAGAAAAAGGAGGTTCTCCATAAAAACTGTATTTTCTCACCAATAACATTCAGAACTTGGATGCCGGGGAACCATAGAACCATTGTAGCACTTACTGAAGTAACCACATTACAATGAGACTtaaggctctattcaatctgtatcacTGAAGTTCAGCATTACTGTGTGATTCAAATTTAAAGTCAACGTTCCCATTTTAGCAGAGACGGCATTCacagtaaacgctgcatatgtcagcTCAATCGGCAATGACCTTTACATTGCTATCGCACAATCTGTAACACTTCAgcaatacagattgaatagagccttgAAGTGGGAAAGGAGTACTGATCTTCGAGATGACATACAAGGCACTGTTCTAACTGTGGCCACACAAGGTCAGCATCGCTCAACACACTGCTTTCCAACATCAGATTCCACTTCGTTGGATGGCAGATCTCCCTTCCTATTGCCTCCAGATGTATGTCCAGTGTACCATTAAAGATATGGGAATTAAGATAAACGAGTGCTCATCTCAATAAAATCCTAGGCAGTTAATCCATACCACTGAACAATGTATACATTATACAGACATGACATAACAAGTTGACCATTAACGGCTCATGGTGTACACAGCAAAATCATTCCAAACTAGTTCCTATCTCAACTATAACATTTCCAGAGTATGTCAGAACATCATTATGTGATTGTTTCCATAGTGTCTCTCGTACTTCGTCCCTGTGTTTAAACCTCCCCTTCCGTTATCTGGAGTCAACAGACAGAGGATGTGTGGTACTGTATGTGGAGTATGTGCAAACACATGTAGTGCTTTTATCTCCCATAGAGTACAATCTGTCTAAACCTCCACTTTAcattggcttgcgaaagtattcacccccttggcatttttcctattttgttgccttacaacctgtaatgaaaatagattttttgaggggtttgtatcatttgatttccATTACATGTCTAACACTTTGAGGATTAAAAGTATTTTTAATtgtaaaacaaacaagaaatcagacaaaacaaacagaaaacttgagcgtgcataaccgtcccaaagtcaatactttgtagagccaccttttgcagcaattacagctgcacgtcacttggggtatgtctctataagcttggcacatctagctacTGGGatctttgcccattcttcaaggcaaaactgctccagctccttcaatttGGATgagttccgctggtgtacagcaatctttaagtcataccacagattctcaattggattgaggtctgagc
Proteins encoded in this window:
- the LOC124004163 gene encoding caveolin-2-like — its product is MTTGRTPAETRLDLEDIEEQGIPPGRHTAEGLLEEVVEVEAEEPAQEEDSTHSDIRSLVKNRDPRGVNKYLKVTFEDVIAEPPSVRSFDKVWLWSHALFEVSRLWCYRLISLLLAVPVSLVAGILFAVFSCLHIWLIMPFIQLFLINMHWVQTVWGSVLDIAIAPFFKSMGKCCSSINVRLARD